One Pseudomonas sp. C27(2019) DNA window includes the following coding sequences:
- the ychF gene encoding redox-regulated ATPase YchF: MGFNCGIVGLPNVGKSTLFNALTKSGIAAENFPFCTIEPNTGIVAVPDPRLGPLAEIVKPERVLPTTMEFVDIAGLVEGASKGEGLGNKFLANIRETDAIAHVVRCFEDENVVHVSNSVDPKRDIEIIDLELIFADLESCEKQLQRVARNAKGGDKEAVAQKALLEQLINHFTEGKPARLLLKSWSEEEVRIVRGFHLLTIKPVMYIANVAEDGFEDNPLLDIVRAIADAEGAIVVPVCNKIEAEIAELDDGEEKDMFLEALGLEEPGLNRVIRAGYELLELQTYFTAGVKEVRAWTTKIGATAPRAAAAIHTDFEKGFIRAEVIAYDDFIQYKGEAGAKEAGKWRLEGKEYIVKDGDVMHFRFNV, from the coding sequence ATGGGATTTAACTGCGGTATCGTGGGTTTGCCCAACGTTGGCAAGTCGACCCTATTTAACGCTTTAACCAAATCAGGCATTGCTGCCGAAAACTTTCCATTCTGCACCATCGAGCCCAACACCGGTATCGTTGCTGTGCCCGATCCGCGTTTAGGTCCTTTGGCTGAGATTGTTAAACCCGAGCGCGTACTACCAACCACCATGGAGTTTGTCGACATTGCCGGCTTAGTTGAAGGCGCCTCAAAAGGTGAAGGTTTAGGTAACAAATTCTTAGCCAATATTCGTGAAACCGATGCCATCGCCCACGTAGTACGCTGCTTTGAAGACGAGAACGTAGTTCACGTCTCCAACTCTGTTGACCCAAAGCGTGACATCGAAATCATTGATCTTGAACTGATCTTTGCCGACCTTGAAAGCTGCGAAAAACAGCTGCAACGCGTGGCGCGTAATGCTAAAGGCGGCGATAAAGAAGCTGTTGCACAAAAAGCATTACTTGAACAACTGATCAATCACTTCACTGAAGGCAAACCGGCACGCTTGCTTCTGAAGAGCTGGAGCGAAGAAGAAGTTCGTATTGTGCGCGGTTTTCATTTGTTGACCATAAAGCCTGTGATGTACATCGCTAACGTTGCTGAAGATGGTTTTGAGGACAACCCGCTGCTCGATATCGTCCGCGCGATTGCTGATGCAGAAGGCGCTATCGTTGTCCCCGTCTGCAACAAAATCGAAGCAGAAATCGCCGAGCTCGACGACGGTGAAGAAAAAGACATGTTCCTTGAGGCGCTTGGCCTTGAAGAGCCAGGCTTAAACCGTGTGATTCGTGCAGGTTATGAGCTTTTAGAACTGCAAACTTATTTCACCGCTGGCGTTAAAGAGGTCCGCGCTTGGACCACCAAAATCGGTGCAACCGCACCGCGTGCTGCCGCCGCAATCCATACTGACTTTGAAAAAGGCTTTATCCGTGCTGAAGTCATCGCTTACGACGACTTCATCCAATACAAAGGTGAGGCTGGTGCAAAAGAAGCGGGTAAGTGGCGCTTAGAAGGCAAGGAATACATCGTAAAAGACGGTGATGTCATGCACTTTAGATTTAACGTATAA
- a CDS encoding ribose-phosphate pyrophosphokinase, whose product MSKMMIFTGNANPDLARRVAAQLYIPLGDASIGKFSDGEVSAEINENVRGKDVFLIQPTCAPTNDNLMELIVMIDAFRRSSASRITAVIPYFGYARQDRRPRSARVAITAKVVADMLSGVGVDRVLTVDLHADQIQGFFDVPVDNIYGSPVLVDDIQAQRFEDLMIVSPDIGGVVRARAVAKSLGVDLAIIDKRRPKPNQSEVMHIIGDVEGRTCILVDDMVDTAGTLCTAAKALKDRGASKVLAYCTHPIFSGRALENIENSLLDEIVITNTIPLSAAAQACTRIRQLDIAPVVAEAVRRISNEESISAMFR is encoded by the coding sequence GTGTCCAAGATGATGATCTTTACGGGGAATGCAAACCCCGACCTCGCCCGTCGAGTAGCAGCACAATTGTATATTCCATTGGGCGATGCTTCGATAGGCAAATTCTCTGACGGTGAAGTCAGTGCGGAAATCAACGAGAATGTGCGCGGTAAGGATGTATTTTTAATCCAGCCAACCTGCGCGCCGACCAATGATAACCTCATGGAGCTCATTGTTATGATTGATGCATTCCGTCGTTCCTCAGCGTCGCGCATCACTGCTGTAATCCCTTATTTCGGTTATGCCCGTCAAGACCGCCGCCCACGTTCAGCCCGCGTTGCAATTACAGCAAAAGTTGTTGCTGACATGCTCTCCGGTGTAGGTGTTGACCGCGTTTTGACTGTTGATTTACATGCAGACCAAATTCAAGGCTTCTTTGATGTCCCGGTTGATAATATCTACGGTTCACCAGTACTGGTGGATGATATTCAAGCGCAGCGCTTTGAAGACCTAATGATAGTGTCCCCAGATATTGGTGGCGTTGTTCGTGCTCGCGCTGTGGCTAAGTCTCTAGGCGTTGATCTGGCAATTATCGATAAGCGCCGACCTAAGCCTAACCAATCAGAAGTGATGCATATCATTGGTGATGTTGAAGGCCGCACATGCATCTTAGTCGATGACATGGTTGATACGGCTGGGACACTATGCACAGCGGCCAAAGCCCTAAAAGACCGTGGCGCATCGAAAGTATTAGCCTATTGCACACACCCAATTTTCTCTGGCCGAGCACTCGAAAACATCGAAAACTCGTTGCTTGATGAAATTGTTATAACCAACACTATTCCGCTGTCTGCTGCAGCTCAGGCTTGCACGCGCATTCGTCAACTTGACATTGCACCAGTGGTAGCTGAAGCCGTACGCCGCATCAGCAATGAAGAATCGATTAGCGCGATGTTCCGCTGA
- the pth gene encoding aminoacyl-tRNA hydrolase has product MNAVQLIVGLGNPGPEYDQTRHNAGALFVERLASVYGVSLSFDKKYSGLTGKFNHQGRDIRLLIPTTYMNRSGQAVAALANFFRIKPEEILVAHDELDMPPGVCKLKQGGGHGGHNGLRDIIACLANQKNFHRLRIGIGHPGHSSQVSNYVLGRAPRNEQELIHTSIEFALGVLPDLLDGNFSRAMQQLHSQKA; this is encoded by the coding sequence GTGAATGCTGTGCAACTGATCGTCGGCTTAGGTAACCCTGGCCCAGAATACGACCAGACTCGGCATAATGCGGGGGCTCTTTTTGTTGAGCGCTTAGCATCTGTTTACGGTGTAAGTCTTAGTTTTGATAAGAAGTATTCCGGTTTAACTGGAAAATTCAACCATCAAGGCCGAGACATTCGTTTACTGATTCCGACCACCTACATGAACCGTAGCGGTCAGGCTGTTGCCGCGCTGGCCAATTTTTTCAGAATCAAACCTGAAGAAATACTGGTTGCACATGATGAGTTGGATATGCCGCCTGGCGTATGCAAACTCAAACAAGGCGGCGGTCATGGTGGGCACAACGGTTTGCGCGATATTATTGCCTGCCTCGCCAACCAAAAGAATTTTCATCGTTTGCGTATCGGTATCGGTCATCCTGGCCATAGCAGCCAAGTCTCTAACTATGTGTTAGGCCGAGCGCCACGCAACGAGCAAGAACTCATACACACCAGTATCGAATTTGCCCTTGGCGTACTGCCTGATCTTCTTGACGGTAATTTTTCCCGCGCAATGCAGCAGCTACACAGCCAAAAGGCTTGA
- the ispE gene encoding 4-(cytidine 5'-diphospho)-2-C-methyl-D-erythritol kinase, whose amino-acid sequence MPYTFSDNFQQHAHSNTAQLSLPAPAKLNLMLHIVGRRTDGYHLLETLFQFLDYADMLHFSARTDGQIILHTPITGVAHDDNLIVRAARLLQAQSKSSQGADIWLDKKLPVGGGIGGGSSNAATTLVGLNHLWRTQLPLEALAQMGLNLGADVPVFVMGRAAFAQGVGEKLQPVDLPEPWYLVAVPAVSISTAKIFSEPSLTRDTPLTNIRTVLKQGGHNDCQAVVERCYPEVRNALILLNNFVEARLTGTGSCIFGSFPSEQQAVNIASQISESLPSFVARGANISMLHRELQKLSENK is encoded by the coding sequence ATGCCTTACACCTTTTCTGATAACTTCCAGCAGCACGCACACTCGAATACGGCACAACTGAGCCTACCAGCCCCCGCCAAACTAAACTTAATGCTGCATATCGTTGGCCGTAGAACCGATGGTTACCATTTACTGGAAACCCTCTTTCAGTTTCTCGATTATGCCGACATGCTACATTTCTCCGCACGCACAGATGGCCAGATCATTCTGCACACACCTATTACTGGAGTCGCACACGACGATAATCTCATCGTTCGCGCCGCTCGCTTACTGCAAGCGCAAAGTAAAAGCAGCCAAGGTGCTGATATCTGGCTGGACAAAAAACTACCAGTTGGCGGTGGCATTGGCGGCGGCAGCTCAAACGCCGCCACCACTTTAGTCGGCCTAAACCACCTCTGGCGTACACAGCTGCCCTTAGAGGCCCTTGCACAAATGGGCTTAAACCTAGGCGCTGATGTACCCGTCTTTGTTATGGGCCGCGCAGCATTCGCTCAAGGCGTGGGTGAAAAACTACAGCCTGTAGACTTGCCAGAACCATGGTATTTAGTCGCTGTACCAGCTGTTTCTATCAGCACCGCTAAAATATTTTCAGAGCCGAGCTTGACACGTGATACGCCTCTGACTAATATACGCACCGTTCTCAAGCAAGGCGGTCACAACGATTGCCAAGCGGTAGTTGAGAGGTGTTACCCAGAAGTGCGTAACGCTTTGATCTTGCTAAACAACTTTGTTGAAGCTCGATTAACTGGAACTGGAAGTTGTATATTTGGGAGCTTCCCAAGTGAACAACAAGCTGTTAACATAGCAAGCCAGATTTCAGAGTCACTACCAAGCTTTGTAGCACGAGGGGCTAACATTTCAATGTTGCACCGCGAACTGCAAAAGTTATCTGAAAACAAATAG
- a CDS encoding 50S ribosomal protein L25/general stress protein Ctc, with translation MSEFTLNAQARNDLGKGASRRLRRNANLIPAVVYGGDKEPVSVSLQNREVARLLLNDAAFSSILALNIDGKKENVLIKALQRHPAKNFVQHADFIRVVAGQKLTTMVPVVLLNEDICVGAKTGGGDIFRLSTELEVTCLPKDLPDAIEVDMANVDVGQIVHLDEITAPKGVEFVALSHDNNLAVASVQAARVNVEVDEDQDQPADAAEGEAGAEAEEK, from the coding sequence ATGAGCGAATTTACTCTAAACGCACAAGCGCGTAACGACTTGGGGAAAGGTGCGAGCCGCCGCCTACGTCGTAACGCGAACTTAATCCCTGCCGTGGTTTACGGTGGTGATAAAGAGCCTGTTTCTGTCAGCCTGCAAAACCGTGAAGTAGCAAGACTGCTGCTTAACGATGCAGCGTTCAGCAGCATTCTTGCGCTGAATATTGACGGCAAAAAAGAAAACGTACTGATCAAAGCACTGCAACGCCACCCAGCCAAAAACTTCGTTCAACACGCTGATTTTATTCGCGTTGTTGCCGGCCAAAAACTGACCACTATGGTTCCAGTTGTATTGCTTAACGAAGACATCTGTGTCGGCGCTAAAACTGGCGGCGGTGATATTTTCCGTCTCTCTACAGAGCTTGAAGTAACTTGCTTACCAAAAGATCTGCCAGATGCTATCGAAGTTGATATGGCTAATGTTGACGTTGGTCAAATTGTCCACTTGGACGAAATCACAGCACCTAAAGGTGTTGAGTTTGTTGCATTAAGCCACGATAACAACCTCGCAGTAGCAAGCGTACAGGCTGCTCGCGTTAACGTTGAAGTCGATGAAGATCAAGATCAGCCTGCAGATGCAGCTGAAGGTGAAGCAGGCGCAGAAGCCGAAGAGAAGTAA
- a CDS encoding tetratricopeptide repeat protein has product MNKYFSLISISFILSGCQILTSDNSVSTNLTEAPATPQTTTASEPSADFTTDTLISLLTAEIAGQRDRFDIASEHYSQQAQITGDPGVAERSLHIAEYMGDKQRALDSALIWADAAPDNLEAQRSAAIQLAQAKRYEEAMQRMETVLLANGDTQFDFLALSAVRSDRKTRQALLQSFDRLISKQPHNQQLIFSKAILLSQDERSEEALQLLEAQPKKTAAPAITLLRARLLSRLNRGEEALPLLRNALKNQPNDNRLRMAYARQLIDLNQLEEARAEFIELLQQSPNDDELRFSLALINMDLEAWLEAQVYLEDLISRGSYTDAAYYNLGRVFQELDEIEQALSAYNAVQPGQNYLAAQQRTSTLLLENQRLSDNTVHFEMQRMINTDLAIQLYLIETESLATHDQVETAWLRINQALKHYPDDPSLLYTRAMVAEKRNDLAQLEEDLRLIIKRDPENAMALNALGYTLADRTERLQEARQLIEQAHQLEPNDAAITDSLGWVYYRLGDLVAAERLLREAFSTYPDAEVAAHLGEVLWQQGKRKEARRIWNQALESQPNNSVLLETMQRLINKDL; this is encoded by the coding sequence ATGAATAAATATTTTAGCCTTATCTCAATCAGCTTCATATTGTCCGGCTGTCAAATCTTGACATCGGACAACAGTGTATCAACAAACCTTACCGAGGCGCCTGCAACGCCACAAACAACGACTGCATCTGAACCCAGCGCAGACTTTACAACAGATACCTTAATTAGTTTGCTGACCGCAGAAATTGCTGGTCAACGTGATCGTTTTGATATCGCCTCAGAACACTACAGCCAGCAAGCCCAAATCACAGGTGACCCCGGTGTAGCTGAGCGTTCGTTGCACATTGCTGAGTACATGGGCGATAAACAACGCGCACTCGACAGCGCGCTCATTTGGGCCGATGCCGCACCAGACAATTTAGAAGCGCAGCGTTCTGCCGCCATTCAACTGGCTCAGGCCAAGCGCTACGAAGAAGCCATGCAGCGCATGGAAACTGTGCTACTAGCAAACGGCGATACCCAGTTTGATTTTCTTGCCTTATCAGCTGTGCGCTCAGATCGTAAAACGCGCCAAGCGCTCTTGCAAAGCTTTGACCGTTTAATCAGCAAACAACCCCACAACCAGCAGCTAATTTTTAGCAAAGCCATTTTGCTCAGCCAAGACGAGCGCAGCGAAGAAGCATTACAACTGCTCGAAGCTCAGCCTAAAAAAACTGCAGCACCAGCAATAACTTTATTGCGAGCACGCTTACTTAGCCGACTGAATCGCGGTGAAGAAGCCCTGCCGTTACTGCGTAACGCGTTAAAAAACCAACCCAACGACAATCGCCTACGCATGGCCTATGCGCGACAATTGATCGATCTTAATCAGCTCGAAGAAGCGCGTGCTGAGTTCATCGAACTCTTACAGCAATCCCCAAATGATGATGAATTACGCTTTTCTTTGGCGCTGATCAATATGGATTTAGAGGCATGGCTTGAAGCCCAAGTGTACCTTGAAGACCTCATCAGTCGCGGCAGTTACACTGATGCCGCGTACTACAATCTGGGCCGAGTATTTCAAGAACTTGACGAAATAGAGCAAGCTTTATCTGCCTATAACGCAGTGCAACCGGGCCAAAACTACCTCGCCGCGCAGCAGCGCACCAGCACTCTGCTGCTTGAAAACCAGCGACTGAGCGACAACACTGTTCATTTTGAAATGCAGCGCATGATCAATACTGATCTCGCCATTCAACTGTACTTAATTGAAACAGAAAGCCTGGCAACCCACGACCAAGTGGAAACAGCATGGCTGCGCATCAATCAAGCTTTAAAACATTACCCAGACGACCCAAGCCTGCTCTACACCCGCGCCATGGTTGCTGAAAAGCGTAACGATCTCGCACAACTGGAAGAGGACTTACGCCTGATCATCAAGCGCGATCCTGAGAATGCCATGGCACTGAATGCACTCGGCTACACCCTTGCCGACCGCACTGAGCGCTTGCAGGAAGCCCGTCAATTGATTGAACAAGCGCATCAACTTGAACCCAATGATGCAGCCATTACCGACAGTTTAGGCTGGGTCTATTATCGCCTCGGAGATTTAGTCGCAGCTGAACGCCTGCTACGCGAAGCCTTCAGCACCTACCCAGACGCTGAAGTTGCCGCGCACTTAGGCGAAGTGCTGTGGCAACAAGGCAAGCGCAAAGAAGCACGGCGCATCTGGAACCAAGCACTTGAGTCGCAGCCCAACAACTCTGTACTGCTGGAAACTATGCAGCGGCTGATCAACAAGGACCTGTAA
- the lolB gene encoding lipoprotein insertase outer membrane protein LolB, translating to MRFLNLVTLSVLLTLTGCSHFSSKEQLSGSGQASSWQAHKQQITPLDAWQINGKLGIRSEQESGSAILFWLQRQDYFDIRLSGPLGQGSTRLTGRQGAVSLEIANRGTFKATTAEALMQQQLGWSLPVENLLWWVRGLPAPRSKSQAQLNNDSVLTTLKQDQWLIEYLSYRNENGVQLPERIKLTGAGLNITLVIKQWQARQLGQ from the coding sequence ATGCGCTTTTTAAACTTAGTCACACTCAGCGTGCTACTTACTCTAACTGGCTGCAGTCATTTTTCTTCAAAAGAGCAACTCAGCGGCAGCGGCCAAGCCAGCTCATGGCAGGCACATAAACAGCAAATCACCCCGCTTGATGCGTGGCAAATCAATGGCAAGCTCGGTATTCGCAGCGAACAAGAATCAGGCAGCGCCATTTTATTTTGGCTGCAGCGCCAAGATTATTTTGATATTCGCCTCTCTGGCCCACTCGGCCAAGGCTCAACCCGCCTCACCGGGCGCCAAGGCGCGGTAAGCCTCGAAATCGCCAACCGTGGCACTTTTAAGGCGACAACAGCCGAAGCCTTAATGCAACAACAGTTGGGCTGGAGCTTGCCAGTTGAGAACCTACTCTGGTGGGTACGTGGACTACCCGCGCCTCGAAGTAAAAGCCAAGCCCAGCTTAATAACGACAGCGTCCTCACCACACTCAAGCAAGATCAGTGGCTGATTGAGTACTTAAGTTACCGCAACGAAAACGGCGTACAACTGCCTGAACGTATCAAGCTCACGGGCGCTGGATTGAATATCACTCTTGTCATTAAGCAGTGGCAAGCACGGCAACTGGGTCAGTAA
- the hemA gene encoding glutamyl-tRNA reductase — MAFIALGINHTTASVAVRERVAFSPEQLAEALRQLCQIVGSREAAILSTCNRSELYLEVESVQPRAVLDWLAQFHGVPAEDLHACAYVHQDDQAIRHMMRVACGLDSLVLGEPQILGQIKSAYAVAREAGTLGPLLGRLFQATFSTAKTVRTDTAIGENPVSVAFAAVSLAKQIFTDLSQSQALLVGAGETITLVARHLHEQGVRNIVVANRTLDRATLLANEFDGQAIVLSDIPDALVHSDIVISSTASQLPILGKGAVERALKLRKHKPIFMVDIAVPRDIEPQVGELDDVYLYSVDDLHEVVTENLKSRQGAAKAAEELVVQGTADFMQRLRELEAVDVLRAYRQQGERLRDEELARAQRALANGTSPEDALAALARGLTNKLLHAPSVQLKRLSADGRCEALAVAQELFGLTTGDSN, encoded by the coding sequence ATGGCTTTTATAGCACTTGGAATTAATCATACAACGGCGTCTGTGGCGGTCCGTGAGCGCGTGGCGTTTAGTCCTGAGCAATTAGCTGAGGCGCTGCGCCAACTGTGTCAGATCGTGGGCAGTCGAGAGGCAGCGATTCTATCGACCTGTAACCGTAGCGAGCTGTACCTAGAGGTCGAGTCTGTGCAACCGCGTGCGGTGCTGGATTGGCTGGCGCAGTTCCATGGCGTACCGGCAGAGGATTTGCACGCCTGTGCTTATGTGCATCAGGATGATCAAGCCATCCGGCACATGATGCGAGTGGCCTGTGGCTTAGATTCTTTAGTGCTTGGTGAGCCGCAAATTCTTGGGCAAATTAAATCAGCCTACGCAGTGGCGCGTGAGGCGGGAACCTTGGGGCCGTTACTGGGGCGCTTGTTTCAAGCCACGTTCAGCACCGCAAAAACCGTGCGCACTGATACTGCTATTGGTGAGAATCCAGTCTCAGTGGCCTTTGCAGCAGTCAGTTTAGCTAAACAGATTTTTACCGATCTGAGCCAAAGCCAGGCTTTATTAGTCGGAGCTGGTGAAACCATTACCTTGGTGGCGCGGCACTTACATGAGCAAGGCGTGCGTAATATTGTCGTGGCCAATCGCACCTTAGATCGCGCCACCCTGCTGGCTAATGAGTTTGATGGTCAGGCAATTGTCTTGTCTGATATTCCAGACGCATTGGTACACAGTGATATTGTCATCAGCTCCACTGCCAGTCAGTTGCCGATTTTAGGCAAAGGTGCAGTCGAGCGCGCATTAAAACTGCGCAAGCATAAGCCGATCTTTATGGTTGATATTGCTGTGCCGCGCGATATTGAGCCGCAAGTGGGCGAGCTTGATGACGTCTATTTGTACAGCGTTGATGACTTGCATGAAGTGGTCACGGAAAACTTAAAGAGCCGTCAAGGCGCGGCGAAAGCAGCAGAAGAGCTGGTGGTGCAAGGCACCGCTGATTTTATGCAGCGTTTGCGTGAGCTTGAAGCAGTCGATGTGTTGCGTGCCTATCGTCAGCAAGGTGAACGTTTGCGTGATGAAGAATTGGCGCGTGCGCAACGTGCTTTAGCCAATGGTACCTCGCCGGAAGATGCGCTGGCAGCGTTGGCACGCGGCTTAACCAATAAGCTGCTGCATGCGCCGAGTGTGCAATTAAAACGTTTGTCTGCTGATGGTCGCTGTGAAGCGCTGGCCGTTGCGCAGGAATTATTTGGTTTAACCACAGGTGACTCGAATTAA